In Frankiaceae bacterium, the following proteins share a genomic window:
- a CDS encoding Trp biosynthesis-associated membrane protein, whose product MTRGLRAALAGCLLSGALILLAAGRAWADVSYPDRPRTVSGTALVGSLGTWGLVALAGVVAVAATKRWGRILVGGALAAAGSTVVALTASAIRDAELRVLDDAILRRVTVVPTDVDLTLWPYVTLAAGALLAATGVLVAARGPRWAGLSARYDAPAERPATDADLWAALDRGEDPTA is encoded by the coding sequence GTGACGCGCGGCCTGCGCGCGGCGCTCGCGGGGTGCCTGCTCTCGGGCGCGCTCATCCTGCTGGCGGCGGGGCGGGCGTGGGCGGACGTGTCGTACCCCGACCGCCCGCGCACCGTCAGCGGCACCGCGCTCGTCGGCTCGCTGGGCACGTGGGGCCTCGTCGCATTGGCGGGCGTCGTGGCCGTCGCCGCGACGAAGCGCTGGGGGCGCATCCTCGTCGGCGGCGCTTTGGCGGCGGCCGGCTCGACCGTCGTGGCGCTCACCGCGAGCGCCATCAGGGACGCCGAGCTGCGTGTGCTCGACGACGCGATCCTGCGCCGCGTCACCGTCGTACCGACCGACGTCGACCTGACCCTCTGGCCGTACGTCACCCTCGCGGCCGGCGCGCTGCTCGCCGCGACCGGCGTCCTCGTCGCGGCGCGCGGCCCGCGGTGGGCGGGGCTCTCGGCGAGGTACGACGCCCCCGCCGAGCGCCCTGCGACCGATGCCGACCTCTGGGCCGCGCTGGACCGCGGCGAGGACCCCACGGCGTAA
- the trpC gene encoding indole-3-glycerol phosphate synthase TrpC has product MSVLDEILAGVREDVATRQAERSMDELKEIAARRPPALDAIAALKKPGVSVIAEVKRRSPSKGTLAEIDDPAGLATAYAEGGAAVVSVITEERRFGGSLADLDAVRRAVEIPVLRKDFVVTPYQIWEARAHGADLVLLVVAALEQTALVSYVERVESLGMTPLVEVHDREEMERALDAGAHVIGVNARDLRTLEVDRGVFASLSGDIPGSVVKVAESGVRDVHDLRAYADAGADAVLVGEGLVTGPDPRHAVAELVAAGAHPTVSRFPQ; this is encoded by the coding sequence ATGAGCGTCCTCGACGAGATCCTGGCCGGCGTCCGTGAGGACGTCGCCACGCGCCAGGCCGAGCGGTCCATGGACGAGCTCAAGGAGATCGCCGCCCGCAGGCCACCCGCACTCGACGCCATTGCCGCGCTGAAGAAGCCCGGCGTCTCCGTCATCGCCGAGGTCAAGCGGCGCTCGCCGTCGAAGGGCACGCTCGCCGAGATCGACGACCCGGCCGGCCTCGCCACCGCATACGCCGAGGGCGGCGCCGCCGTCGTCTCCGTCATCACCGAGGAACGCCGCTTCGGCGGCTCACTCGCCGACCTCGACGCCGTACGCCGCGCCGTCGAGATCCCGGTGCTGCGCAAGGACTTCGTCGTCACGCCGTACCAGATCTGGGAGGCGCGGGCGCACGGTGCCGACCTCGTGCTGCTCGTCGTCGCGGCCTTGGAGCAGACGGCGCTGGTGTCGTACGTCGAGCGCGTCGAGTCGCTCGGGATGACGCCGCTCGTCGAGGTGCACGACCGCGAGGAGATGGAACGCGCGCTCGACGCCGGCGCGCACGTCATCGGCGTCAACGCCCGCGACCTGCGCACGCTCGAGGTCGACCGCGGCGTCTTCGCGTCGCTCTCCGGCGACATTCCCGGCTCCGTCGTCAAGGTCGCGGAGTCCGGCGTACGCGACGTGCACGACCTGCGCGCGTACGCCGACGCCGGCGCCGACGCGGTCCTCGTCGGCGAGGGCCTCGTGACCGGACCCGACCCGCGGCACGCCGTCGCGGAGCTCGTCGCCGCGGGGGCGCACCCCACGGTCAGCAGGTTCCCGCAGTGA
- the trpB gene encoding tryptophan synthase subunit beta, translating to MTALPDLTGHFGPYGGRFVPEALVAALDELTAAYDAARAEPAFGDELDRLLTTYAGRPTPLTDARRLSEHAGGARILLKREDLAHTGSHKINNVLGQVLLTKRMGKPRVIAETGAGQHGVATATGCALLGLECVVYMGEEDTRRQALNVARMRLLGAEVVPVATGQATLKDAINEAMRDWVTNVDRTHYVIGSVVGPHPFPMMVRDFQRVIGVEARQQCLDLVGRLPDAAVAAVGGGSNSMGLFHPFVPDSSVRLVGCEAGGDGGALHAATLVGGSPGVLHGARSYLLQDDDGQTLETHSISAGLDYPGVGPEHAWLRDQGRAEYRRVSDAEAMEAFALLCRTEGIIPAIETAHAVAGAVAVARELGPDGVVVVCHSGRGDKDVDTAGKWFHLL from the coding sequence GTGACGGCACTGCCCGACCTGACCGGCCACTTCGGGCCGTACGGCGGGCGGTTCGTCCCCGAGGCGCTGGTCGCCGCGCTGGACGAGCTGACGGCGGCGTACGACGCCGCGCGCGCGGAACCGGCCTTCGGTGACGAGCTCGACCGGCTGCTGACGACGTACGCCGGACGGCCCACCCCGCTCACCGACGCGCGGCGGCTGTCGGAGCACGCCGGCGGCGCGCGCATCCTGCTCAAGCGCGAGGACCTCGCGCACACCGGCAGCCACAAGATCAACAACGTCCTCGGCCAGGTGCTGCTCACGAAGCGCATGGGCAAGCCGCGGGTCATCGCCGAGACCGGCGCCGGCCAGCATGGCGTCGCGACCGCGACAGGCTGCGCGCTGCTCGGCCTCGAGTGCGTCGTCTACATGGGCGAGGAGGACACCCGCCGCCAGGCCCTCAACGTCGCCCGCATGCGCCTCCTCGGCGCCGAGGTCGTGCCCGTCGCGACCGGTCAGGCGACGCTCAAGGACGCCATCAACGAGGCCATGCGCGACTGGGTCACCAACGTCGACCGCACCCACTACGTCATCGGCTCCGTCGTCGGCCCGCACCCGTTCCCGATGATGGTCCGCGACTTCCAGCGGGTCATCGGCGTGGAGGCGCGGCAGCAGTGCCTCGACCTCGTCGGCCGGCTGCCCGACGCGGCGGTCGCGGCGGTGGGCGGCGGGTCGAACTCGATGGGCCTGTTCCACCCGTTCGTGCCCGACTCCTCGGTACGCCTCGTCGGCTGCGAGGCGGGCGGCGACGGCGGCGCGTTGCACGCCGCGACGCTCGTCGGCGGGTCGCCTGGTGTGCTGCACGGCGCGCGGTCGTACCTGCTGCAGGACGACGACGGGCAGACGCTGGAGACGCACTCGATCTCGGCCGGCCTCGACTACCCGGGCGTCGGGCCGGAGCACGCCTGGCTGCGCGACCAGGGCCGCGCCGAGTACCGGCGGGTGAGTGATGCCGAGGCGATGGAGGCGTTCGCGCTGCTGTGCCGTACGGAGGGCATCATCCCGGCGATCGAGACCGCGCACGCCGTCGCGGGCGCCGTGGCCGTCGCGCGCGAGCTCGGCCCCGACGGCGTCGTCGTCGTCTGCCACTCGGGCCGCGGCGACAAGGACGTGGACACCGCGGGCAAGTGGTTCCACCTGCTGTGA
- the trpA gene encoding tryptophan synthase subunit alpha yields the protein MSSAFAPGRAALVGYLPAGFAGVDAFKAMVDNGVDVVEVGLPYSDPLMDGPVIQAAVQRALDAKTGTRDVLATVEGVAALGVPVVVMTYWNPVERYGAAAFARDLRSAGGAGAITPDLIPEEAGEWLEAVRAHDLDPVFLVAPSSTRERIEVVARTNGGFVYAASTMGVTGTRDAVSDVAPALVARVREATSLPVCVGLGVSNGAQAAQVAAYADGVIVGSAFVRAVLDADSPRAANAALGMLAADLAAGCRGSI from the coding sequence TTGTCCTCCGCTTTCGCTCCCGGCCGCGCCGCGCTGGTCGGCTACCTGCCCGCGGGCTTCGCGGGCGTCGACGCGTTCAAGGCGATGGTCGACAACGGCGTCGACGTCGTCGAGGTCGGGCTGCCGTACTCCGACCCGCTCATGGACGGCCCGGTCATCCAGGCCGCGGTGCAGCGCGCGCTCGACGCGAAGACGGGTACGCGCGACGTGCTGGCGACCGTGGAAGGTGTTGCGGCGCTGGGCGTCCCTGTCGTCGTCATGACGTACTGGAACCCCGTGGAGCGCTACGGCGCCGCGGCGTTCGCGCGCGACCTGCGCAGCGCCGGGGGAGCGGGCGCCATCACGCCCGACCTCATCCCCGAGGAGGCGGGCGAGTGGCTGGAGGCCGTGCGCGCCCACGACCTCGACCCCGTCTTCCTCGTCGCGCCGTCGTCCACCCGCGAGCGCATCGAGGTCGTGGCCCGGACCAACGGCGGGTTCGTCTACGCCGCGTCGACCATGGGCGTCACCGGCACGCGCGACGCGGTGTCCGACGTCGCGCCCGCGCTCGTCGCGCGGGTCCGCGAGGCCACGTCGCTGCCGGTGTGCGTCGGCCTCGGTGTCTCGAACGGCGCGCAGGCGGCGCAGGTCGCGGCGTACGCCGACGGGGTCATCGTGGGGTCGGCGTTCGTCCGGGCGGTCCTCGACGCCGACTCGCCGCGTGCGGCGAACGCCGCCCTCGGCATGCTCGCGGCCGACCTCGCCGCGGGGTGCCGTGGATCCATCTGA
- a CDS encoding VIT1/CCC1 transporter family protein, with protein sequence MGAPAAQRVDHHVRHRNITGGWLRPALFGVTDGLVSNFALVMGVAGADVSASVVLLAGLAGLFAGAFSMATGEWNSVRSQTELARAEIAIERRELARAPEAEEAELAALYRNRGLSADLAKEVARQFARDPEVLWRIHAREELGIDPDNLPSAWLAAWSSFVAFALGATVPVVAYAADLPRPFVVAAVLSGTAMFVVGSVVGRMTARPWLLTGVRQLLLGAGAAAVTYGVGSLVGVGVA encoded by the coding sequence ATGGGCGCTCCGGCCGCGCAGCGCGTCGACCACCACGTACGCCATCGCAACATCACCGGCGGGTGGCTGCGGCCCGCGCTGTTCGGCGTGACCGACGGCCTCGTATCCAACTTCGCGCTCGTCATGGGCGTCGCGGGCGCCGACGTGTCCGCGAGCGTCGTGCTGCTGGCAGGGCTCGCCGGGCTGTTCGCGGGGGCGTTCTCCATGGCCACCGGCGAGTGGAACTCCGTCCGCTCGCAGACCGAGCTGGCCCGCGCGGAGATCGCCATCGAACGCCGCGAGCTGGCCCGCGCGCCGGAGGCCGAGGAGGCCGAGCTGGCCGCGCTCTACCGCAACCGCGGCCTCAGCGCGGACCTCGCGAAGGAGGTCGCGCGGCAGTTCGCCCGCGACCCCGAGGTGCTGTGGCGCATCCACGCGCGCGAGGAGCTCGGCATCGACCCCGACAACCTGCCGTCCGCGTGGCTCGCCGCGTGGTCGTCGTTCGTGGCGTTCGCTCTGGGAGCGACGGTGCCGGTGGTGGCGTACGCCGCCGACCTCCCGCGGCCTTTCGTCGTCGCGGCGGTGCTCAGCGGCACCGCGATGTTCGTCGTCGGCTCCGTCGTCGGCCGGATGACCGCGCGCCCGTGGCTGCTCACCGGCGTACGCCAGCTGCTGCTCGGGGCGGGGGCGGCGGCGGTGACGTACGGCGTCGGCTCCCTCGTCGGGGTCGGTGTCGCGTGA
- a CDS encoding sigma-70 family RNA polymerase sigma factor: MPGDVWPEVVAHRERLLRIARRRCATREDAEDVVSEAMLRCATFEGLDAARMEQFLTAVTVRLCADLHRKAARRARAVVKLASDPDVAPGPEEELYGGVDAAALRVLLASLPERQRAVLADRAQGLSVQQIALRHALSYKAAESVLARARHAMRTALASSASVVVTVKAAFRPRRLALLAVPVVTFAVGTGALRLPLFDDDAPRSRVPRAAAPRVVPPRPRNEPPPVATPSVPTPAAPLIQVVAGVGETEGDDVRKPRRTRRVTIGDDPSLAMASITVVDPDEFSPRSRVRDCARGVYVDVTLEPTQVVGKPGGQPVRAYQGCG; this comes from the coding sequence ATGCCCGGAGACGTCTGGCCCGAGGTCGTCGCGCACCGCGAACGACTGCTGCGCATCGCCCGCCGGCGCTGTGCCACGCGCGAGGACGCCGAGGACGTCGTGTCCGAGGCGATGCTGCGCTGCGCGACGTTCGAGGGACTCGACGCCGCGCGGATGGAGCAGTTCCTGACGGCGGTGACCGTACGGCTCTGCGCCGACCTGCACCGCAAGGCCGCCCGTCGCGCCCGCGCCGTCGTCAAGCTCGCGTCCGACCCCGACGTCGCGCCGGGCCCCGAGGAGGAGCTGTACGGCGGCGTCGACGCGGCGGCCCTGCGCGTCCTGCTGGCGTCGCTGCCGGAACGCCAGCGCGCCGTTCTCGCCGACCGGGCGCAGGGCCTGTCCGTGCAGCAGATCGCGTTACGGCACGCGCTGTCGTACAAGGCAGCCGAGTCCGTGCTCGCGCGCGCCAGGCACGCGATGCGGACGGCGCTGGCGTCGAGCGCGAGCGTCGTCGTGACGGTGAAGGCGGCGTTCCGTCCGCGCCGGCTCGCCCTGCTCGCGGTTCCCGTCGTGACGTTCGCGGTGGGCACCGGCGCGCTGCGGCTCCCGCTGTTCGACGACGACGCCCCGCGGTCGCGCGTTCCGCGGGCCGCCGCACCGCGCGTCGTACCGCCGAGGCCCCGGAACGAGCCGCCGCCGGTCGCCACACCGTCCGTCCCCACGCCGGCAGCGCCCCTCATCCAGGTCGTGGCCGGCGTCGGTGAGACCGAGGGGGATGACGTACGGAAGCCGCGCAGGACACGCCGCGTCACGATCGGCGACGACCCGTCGCTGGCCATGGCGAGCATCACCGTCGTGGACCCCGACGAGTTCTCGCCGCGGTCGCGCGTACGGGACTGCGCGAGGGGCGTGTACGTCGATGTGACCCTCGAGCCCACGCAGGTCGTGGGCAAACCAGGGGGGCAGCCCGTCAGGGCGTACCAGGGGTGCGGCTGA
- a CDS encoding DUF6104 family protein encodes MDGVERLRRDRGEEKVSFHDVADHLVDFADRDPAARDVVDRLAAFLAEVEQVDHDHENDPDRGVAGTPEDEVPEV; translated from the coding sequence GTGGACGGCGTCGAGAGGCTGCGCAGGGACCGCGGCGAGGAGAAGGTGTCGTTCCACGACGTCGCCGACCACCTCGTGGACTTCGCCGACCGCGACCCCGCGGCGCGTGACGTCGTGGATCGCCTGGCGGCGTTCCTCGCCGAGGTCGAGCAGGTCGACCACGACCACGAGAACGACCCAGACCGTGGCGTCGCGGGCACCCCCGAGGACGAGGTTCCCGAGGTCTAG
- a CDS encoding response regulator, whose amino-acid sequence MQSPDPTARRVLIAEDEALIRLDLREMLEEEGYDVCGEAGDGRTAVTMAEQLRPELVILDVKMPVLDGIAAAEEIARQRIAPVIILTAFSQRDLVEKAREAGAMAYLVKPFQKKDLLPTIEMALSRYSELVQLEAEVDDLTGRLEARKAVERAKSALMNDHGMAEPEAFRWIQRTAMDRRMTMRALAELVLTGTERPASDA is encoded by the coding sequence GTGCAGAGCCCGGACCCCACCGCACGGCGCGTCCTCATCGCCGAGGACGAGGCGCTGATCCGTCTCGACCTGCGCGAGATGCTCGAGGAGGAGGGGTACGACGTGTGCGGCGAGGCCGGCGACGGCCGTACCGCCGTGACCATGGCGGAGCAGCTCCGTCCCGAGCTGGTCATCCTCGACGTGAAGATGCCGGTCCTCGACGGGATCGCGGCCGCGGAGGAGATCGCCCGCCAGCGGATCGCGCCGGTCATCATCCTCACGGCGTTCAGTCAGCGTGACCTCGTGGAGAAGGCGCGCGAGGCCGGGGCGATGGCGTACCTCGTGAAGCCGTTCCAGAAGAAGGATCTGCTGCCCACGATCGAGATGGCGCTCTCGCGCTACAGCGAGCTGGTCCAGCTCGAGGCCGAGGTCGACGACCTGACCGGGCGGCTGGAGGCGCGGAAGGCCGTCGAACGCGCCAAGAGCGCGCTCATGAACGACCACGGGATGGCCGAGCCGGAGGCGTTCCGGTGGATCCAGCGCACCGCGATGGACCGCCGGATGACCATGCGCGCGCTCGCCGAGCTGGTGCTGACGGGCACGGAACGCCCCGCTTCCGACGCGTAG
- a CDS encoding branched-chain amino acid ABC transporter substrate-binding protein, giving the protein MRQRRLIKLVAPAVIGVLVLAACGEKSEDDPGGSGGGTHTAKIGVIAPLSGDLSALGLGIKNGVDLAIRQANEGNKIDGWKLELAAEDDQATANVGATAAAKLSSDEAVVGVVGTLNSSVAEQVAPVLQQAKIVQVSPANTGVALTGRDNLAAQKRKYANYYRVATTDDIQGPFAAQYLLGTGIKTVAIVHDKKTYGQGLQAAFAAEFKKGGGTVTATETINPGDKLFSGVVTKILNSKPGAVYYGGEFPEAAPLSKQLHDAGFKGPLMGGDGIYDQKFIDNGGVEGDLATSVGAPTDTLASAKAFVDAYTAAGFKEAYGAYGAYAYDAANVIIEALKKSLAGKDKVDEGVRQATIDAVGGVKISGVTGEVAFDEFGDTTTKVLTVYAVTSKKWAPKKTDSLG; this is encoded by the coding sequence GTGCGACAGCGCCGGCTCATCAAGCTCGTAGCACCTGCCGTCATCGGCGTACTCGTCCTCGCCGCCTGCGGGGAGAAGAGCGAGGACGACCCCGGTGGTTCCGGTGGTGGCACCCACACCGCCAAGATCGGCGTCATCGCCCCGCTCTCTGGTGACCTCTCGGCCCTGGGCCTGGGCATCAAGAACGGCGTCGACCTCGCCATCCGCCAGGCGAACGAGGGCAACAAGATCGACGGCTGGAAGCTCGAGCTGGCCGCCGAGGACGACCAGGCGACCGCCAACGTCGGCGCCACCGCCGCGGCCAAGCTCTCCAGCGACGAGGCCGTCGTCGGCGTCGTCGGCACGCTGAACTCCAGCGTCGCCGAGCAGGTCGCCCCCGTTCTGCAGCAGGCGAAGATCGTCCAGGTCTCGCCCGCCAACACCGGCGTCGCCCTGACCGGCCGCGACAACCTGGCCGCGCAGAAGCGCAAGTACGCCAACTACTACCGCGTCGCCACGACCGACGACATCCAGGGCCCGTTCGCCGCGCAGTACCTCCTCGGCACGGGCATCAAGACGGTCGCGATCGTCCACGACAAGAAGACGTACGGCCAGGGCCTGCAGGCCGCGTTCGCCGCCGAGTTCAAGAAGGGCGGCGGCACGGTCACCGCCACCGAGACGATCAACCCCGGTGACAAGCTCTTCTCCGGCGTCGTCACGAAGATCCTCAACAGCAAGCCCGGCGCCGTCTACTACGGCGGCGAGTTCCCGGAGGCCGCGCCGCTGTCCAAGCAGCTGCACGACGCCGGGTTCAAGGGCCCGCTGATGGGCGGCGACGGCATCTACGACCAGAAGTTCATCGACAACGGCGGCGTCGAGGGTGACCTCGCCACGTCGGTCGGCGCGCCCACCGACACGCTCGCGTCGGCCAAGGCGTTCGTCGACGCGTACACCGCGGCCGGCTTCAAGGAGGCCTACGGCGCCTACGGTGCCTACGCCTACGACGCGGCCAACGTCATCATCGAGGCCCTGAAGAAGAGCCTCGCGGGCAAGGACAAGGTCGACGAGGGCGTCCGCCAGGCCACCATCGACGCGGTCGGCGGCGTCAAGATCTCGGGCGTCACCGGCGAGGTCGCGTTCGACGAGTTCGGCGACACCACCACCAAGGTCCTCACCGTCTACGCGGTGACGTCCAAGAAGTGGGCTCCGAAGAAGACGGACTCGCTCGGCTAG
- a CDS encoding branched-chain amino acid ABC transporter permease, producing MSQFAQQLVNGVVLGALYGLIALGYTMVYGIIQLINFAHGEVFMVGAFGGLAFQRYVLPDGTPAGIALVLVLLAAIMTSVATALVIERFAYRPLRNAPRLAPLITAIGVSLFLQEMVRLYYFGGGAKNEQNFPQYITGGFRVAGVRVSYIDLFVVIVAIGLMLALSAFVRKSRTGKAMQATAQDRDTAQLMGINTDRIIVVAFILGAALAGVAGVMQGLQVGTVGFKMGFLAGIKAFTAAVLGGIGNIAGAVLGGFVLGLVEVMATQYVPGRFGGGAWKDVWAFVVLIVILVFRPQGLLGERVVNRA from the coding sequence GTGTCGCAGTTCGCGCAGCAGCTCGTCAACGGAGTCGTGCTCGGTGCGCTGTACGGTCTGATCGCCCTCGGCTACACGATGGTGTACGGCATCATCCAGCTCATCAACTTCGCCCACGGCGAGGTCTTCATGGTGGGCGCCTTCGGCGGTCTGGCCTTCCAGCGGTACGTCCTCCCGGACGGCACGCCCGCCGGCATCGCCCTGGTGCTCGTGCTCCTCGCCGCCATCATGACCAGCGTCGCGACGGCGCTCGTCATCGAACGCTTCGCCTACCGGCCGTTGCGCAACGCGCCCCGGCTGGCGCCGCTCATCACGGCCATCGGCGTCTCGCTGTTCTTACAGGAGATGGTGCGGCTCTACTACTTCGGCGGCGGCGCCAAGAACGAGCAGAACTTCCCGCAGTACATCACCGGCGGCTTCCGCGTCGCGGGGGTACGGGTGTCGTACATCGACCTGTTCGTCGTCATCGTCGCGATCGGCCTCATGCTGGCGCTCTCCGCGTTCGTGCGGAAGAGCCGTACCGGCAAGGCCATGCAGGCCACCGCGCAGGACCGCGACACCGCGCAGCTCATGGGCATCAACACCGACCGGATCATCGTCGTGGCGTTCATCCTCGGCGCCGCGCTCGCGGGCGTCGCGGGCGTCATGCAGGGCCTCCAGGTCGGCACGGTCGGCTTCAAGATGGGCTTCCTGGCCGGCATCAAGGCGTTCACCGCGGCCGTCCTCGGCGGCATCGGCAACATCGCCGGCGCCGTTCTCGGCGGCTTCGTGCTCGGTCTCGTCGAGGTCATGGCCACCCAGTACGTGCCGGGGCGCTTCGGCGGCGGCGCGTGGAAGGACGTGTGGGCGTTCGTCGTGCTCATCGTCATCCTCGTGTTCAGACCGCAGGGCCTCCTCGGCGAGCGGGTGGTGAACCGAGCGTGA
- a CDS encoding branched-chain amino acid ABC transporter permease, translating to MSNVVPSGQPTGPYAPTPGRAQPASPVGRVVRQASDGWHEFAGRFDAQRVPLAGAGAALVVAGSFLPWAAFSGFPGKMTLSGYPGGVRAYCLALVVFAAFAFHRRAGGDAAGEVASLGMLVVTLYTVLAIAVEGGGLVNVAVGGWLCLVGSVLLLAAFGSQPRDEVVEPLPPGSVWLQLLAIVVVIGLMLMLVVEGLSIEASNQFVAFLVAIAFFLLAAARVGVTAWFQAASERQRMITIVAALLSAAVFPFTQAGSNYWLRVAASVGVFAAVVVGLNIVVGLAGLLDLGYVAFFGVGAYVGASLSGAEASNLDVHLPFLVVLVIGALVAAGFGIAIGAPTLRLRGDYLAIVTLAFGEIFRIAANNLDGTAGPKITNGPNGIPGVPNLELPGGFNFGDSHELFGIELAYFANYFWAELVLLVFVILVFVRLNNSRVGRAWVAIREDETAAAAMGVNTTRLKLLAFAIGAFLAGAAGTLNAHLTTQVSPDSYKFDESILLLAAVVLGGMGTIGGALLGSAAIVVIPEKLRFVEEKRILLFGVALILMMRFRPEGIVPNKRRQREFHDDTSGADATSAPPGSPVATA from the coding sequence GTGAGCAACGTCGTCCCCTCCGGACAGCCGACGGGGCCGTACGCGCCCACCCCCGGCCGGGCCCAGCCCGCGTCGCCGGTCGGCAGGGTCGTCCGGCAGGCGTCGGACGGCTGGCACGAGTTCGCCGGCCGCTTCGACGCGCAGCGTGTGCCGCTCGCCGGCGCGGGCGCCGCACTGGTCGTCGCGGGGTCGTTCCTGCCGTGGGCGGCGTTCTCCGGCTTCCCCGGCAAGATGACGCTGTCCGGCTACCCGGGCGGCGTCCGGGCGTACTGCCTCGCGCTCGTCGTGTTCGCGGCGTTCGCCTTCCACCGGCGGGCCGGCGGCGACGCCGCGGGCGAGGTCGCGAGCCTCGGCATGCTCGTGGTCACGCTCTACACCGTCCTCGCCATCGCGGTGGAGGGCGGCGGCCTCGTCAACGTCGCCGTCGGCGGCTGGCTCTGCCTCGTCGGCTCGGTGCTGCTGCTGGCGGCGTTCGGGTCGCAGCCGCGCGACGAGGTGGTCGAGCCGCTGCCGCCCGGCTCCGTCTGGCTGCAGCTCCTCGCGATCGTCGTCGTCATCGGGCTGATGCTCATGCTCGTCGTCGAGGGCCTGTCCATCGAGGCGTCCAACCAGTTCGTGGCGTTCCTCGTCGCGATCGCGTTCTTCCTGCTCGCCGCGGCGCGGGTCGGCGTCACGGCGTGGTTCCAGGCCGCGTCCGAGCGGCAGCGCATGATCACCATCGTCGCCGCGCTGCTGTCCGCCGCGGTGTTCCCGTTCACGCAGGCCGGGAGCAACTACTGGCTCCGTGTCGCCGCGTCCGTCGGCGTGTTCGCGGCGGTCGTCGTCGGCCTCAACATCGTGGTCGGCCTGGCCGGCCTGCTCGACCTCGGCTACGTCGCGTTCTTCGGCGTGGGCGCGTACGTCGGCGCCTCCCTCAGCGGCGCCGAGGCGTCGAACCTCGACGTCCACCTGCCGTTCCTCGTCGTGCTGGTCATCGGCGCGCTCGTGGCCGCGGGGTTCGGCATCGCGATCGGCGCGCCGACGCTGCGGCTGCGCGGCGACTACCTGGCGATCGTCACGCTGGCGTTCGGCGAGATCTTCCGCATCGCCGCCAACAACCTCGACGGCACCGCCGGGCCCAAGATCACCAACGGGCCGAACGGCATCCCCGGCGTCCCCAACCTCGAGCTCCCCGGCGGCTTCAACTTCGGCGACTCGCACGAGCTGTTCGGGATCGAGCTGGCGTACTTCGCCAACTACTTCTGGGCCGAGCTGGTGCTGCTCGTCTTCGTGATCCTCGTGTTCGTGCGGCTCAACAACAGCCGCGTCGGCCGCGCCTGGGTCGCGATCCGCGAGGACGAGACCGCGGCGGCCGCCATGGGCGTCAACACCACGCGGCTCAAGCTGCTCGCGTTCGCCATCGGCGCGTTCCTCGCCGGCGCGGCGGGCACGCTCAACGCCCACCTCACCACGCAGGTCTCGCCGGACTCGTACAAGTTCGACGAGTCGATCCTGCTGCTCGCCGCCGTCGTCCTCGGCGGCATGGGCACGATCGGCGGCGCGCTGCTCGGCTCGGCCGCGATCGTCGTCATCCCCGAGAAGCTCCGCTTCGTCGAGGAGAAGCGCATCCTGCTGTTCGGCGTCGCGCTGATCCTCATGATGCGGTTCCGCCCGGAGGGCATCGTGCCGAACAAGCGCCGGCAACGGGAGTTCCACGACGACACCAGCGGGGCCGACGCCACGTCGGCGCCCCCCGGCTCCCCGGTGGCGACGGCATGA